The DNA region CGTCGGCGGGTACGGCCTTGCAGGCCAGTGCTGCGGCGTCGGAGCCGGCCTGCGGCTCGGAGAGGCTGTAGGCGCCGATGGTGGCGCCGCCGAGCATGTCGGGCAGCCACCGGCTGCGTTGATCCTCGGTGCCGAACATCATCAACGGGTGACAGGACAGACTGTGCACGCTCACCGCGACCGCCACCGCGGCCCAGCGCGCCGCGATCTCCTCGAGCACCTGCAGATACACCTCGTAGGGCTGTCCGCCACCGCCCCATTCCTCGGGGTAGGGCAGGGACAGCAGCCCTGCCTCGCCGAGGGTGGCGAACACGCCGTCGGGGTAGGTCTCGTCTTTCTCGTGCCGGTCGACGATCGGATCGAGCACCTTGTCGGAGATGTCGCGGGCGAGCGTGACGAGTTCGTGGGCTTCGTCGGTGGGGAGCAGACGGTCGACGGCCATACTTCGGACAGTACTACAGGACCACCTTCAGTACTATCTGGTCATGGTCCGGACTGCTGCGTTCGCCACCCGTCGTCGCACCGAACTGTTCGACGCGCTGGTCGAACTGTTCCTGGCCGAGGGATTCGCCCACCTGACCCTCGATGACATCGCAGCCCGGTTGCGGTGTTCGAAATCGACGTTGTACACCCTGGCCGCCAGCAAGGAGCAGCTCGTCCAGGCAGCCACCGTGCACTTCTTCCGCGCCGCTGCCGACGAGGTGGAGGGTCGGGTCGCCGAGGTCGACGGTGCCCGCGACCGCATCACCGCCTATCTCACCGCGGTCGGCGCCGCACTGGACCGCGCCTCGGATCAGTTCATGATCGACCTCGACGCGTTCGCGCCGGCCCGGCAGACCTACGAGCACAACACCGGCATCGCCGCGCGCCGGGTGCAGGAGCTGATTGCCGAAGGTGTTGCGGCAGGAGACTTCCGTGACGTGCACGCCGCGTTCGCCGCCGACCTCGCGGCGACGGCGATGGTGCGCATCCAGCAGCGGGTGGTACAGCAGAACACCGGGCTCGACGACGCCGCCGCCTACCGCGAACTGGCCGCCATCCTCACCGGCGGCATGCAGGCCTGACGACTACGGCAGCAGATTGTGCAGCTGCTCGACGAACTCCACGGTCTCGCGCCGCTCGGTGGACAGGGGATGCACCAGCAGCGTCGTGACCCCGGCCTCGGCGAAGGCCGCGATCCGCTCCTTGACGTAGGACGCCGGGCCGACCAGCGACACCCGCCGGACCAGATCGTCGGGGACCGCGTCGATCGCTTCGGCCTTCTTGCCCGCCAGGTACAGGTCCTGGATGTGGTCGGCCACCTCGCCGAAGCCGTAGCGAGTGGCCAGCGAATGGTAGAAGTTGCGGCCGCGCGCACCCATGCCGCCGATGTAGAGCGCCAATTGCGGTTTCGCCCAGGCCAATCGATCGTCGACGTCATCGCCGATGGCCAGGCTCGCGCTGACCATCACGTCCAGCGGTCCCAGCGCCGGGTCGCGCCGGGACGCTCCGGAGCGCAGCGCGTCCCCCCAGACCTCGCCGGCCTTCTCGGGGTAGAAGAAGACCGGCTGCCAGCCCTGGGCGATCTCGGCGGTCAGCTCGACGTTCTTGGGCCCCAGCGCCGCGATGGTGATCGGAATCTGTTCGCGGACAGGGTGATTGATCAGTTTCAGCGGCTTGCCCAATCCGGTTCCGCGCTCGGCCGGCAGTGGTAGCTGGTAGTACTTGCCCGGGTAGGTCAAGCGCTCGCGACGCCACACCTGCCGACAGATCTCGACCACTTCACGGGTGCGTCCCAGCGGTGCGTCGAACCCGACACCGTGGAAGCCCTCGATCACCTGGGGGCCGGAGGTGCCCAATCCGAGCCGGAACCTGCCGCCGCAGACGTAGTCCAGCCCGGCGGCTGTCATCGCCATCAGCGCCGGGGTGCGGGTGTAGATCGGCACCACACCGGTGCCGAGCTCGATGCGCGACGTGCGCGCTGCCAGGAAGCCGAGTTGGCTGATCGCGTCGTAGGAATACGCCTCGGCCACCAGCGCGAGGTCCACGCCGACCTTCTCGAGTTCGACGACTTCGTCGACGGCTTCCAGGAAGCCGCCCGCATACCCGAGGAAGATGCCCGTCCGCATGGGGACAAGGTATACCGCCAACCGGTTGGTTGGGAGAGGGGGTCCCAGGTCAGGGCTTGAGCAGCGCCACGACTTTGTTCTCCAGGTCGACCGGGTCGTCGGAGAACGGGTCCAGCGCCGTCGTGTTGGGCAAGTCGATGTCCGCGTCGGCGAAGTCGCGGTAGGTTTTGTCGCCGGCGAGCATGAAGCGCAGGTAGCCGCTGAGCAGGGCACGCACCGTGCGCTGGGTCTTCTTGTCGGCGCCGGGCAGGCCCACCACGGTCGCCAGCCGCCGGCCCTCGACCAGCCCACCGGCCTCCAGCTTGCGGGTGGCACGCAACGTCGCGGTCTTCCACACCCGCGCGAGCTGCACGGCGTTGGAGCGCAACGACATCGGGTCACCGGGGTCGGCCAGGATCACCCCGGGAACAGTCAGCGACGCGGCGGGTTGCACCGCTGCCGGGCTGCTGACCGAGGGATACGCCGCGAAAACCGCGGCGATCCGGTCGGGCATCCCGGCTGCGGCGAACACCGCCGCCGAGGCGCCGAAACCGTGTCCGGCGACACCGAGCTTGCCGGGGTGCACGCTGATGTCGCCGGTCCCCAGTCGCACCCCGGTGATGACGTCCAGGACGGTGCCCAGGTCGTAGGCCAGATTCAGCACCGAGGGCGCCAGCCCGGTCTCGGTGTTCGGGGCCGCGGCCACGATTCCCCACGACGCCAGATGGTCGAGTGTGTCGTGGTAGCGGTCTGCGGATGTGACCCAATCGTGAGCGAAGGCCACGCCGGGCAGATTCTTGCCCTCGGCCGGGGTGTAGACCACACCGGGAACACCGGCGAAGGCCAGGTCACCGCGCAGAACGCGGTGCGGGCCGCGGCGCGTCAACGCCGAATAGAGCTTCTTCAAGCGGGCCACCCGAAGACCGTAACCCACCGGGCGGAAAAGTCATCCTGCCGTACCCTGGGAGGCTATGTGCGGAATCGTCGGCTACGTCGGGCACCGAGGTGCCTGCGACATTGTCGTCAACGCGCTGCGCCGCATGGAGTACCGAGGTTACGACTCGGCCGGCGTTGCGCTGCTCGACGGCCACGGTGGCCTGACCGTCCGTCGCCGGGCGGGTCGGCTGGCCAACTTGGAAGAGGCCATCGCCGAGGCCGGGGCCGGCAGTCTGACCGGCTCGGCCGGCCTGGGTCACACTCGCTGGGCCACCCACGGTCGCCCTACCGATCGCAACGCCCACCCGCACCGCGACGTCGACGGCAAGGTGGCGGTGGTGCACAACGGCATCATCGAGAACTTCGCGGCGCTGCGCGCCGAACTTGAGACCGCCGGTGTGGAGTTCGCCAGCGACACCGACACCGAGGTCGCGGTGCACCTGGTGGCCCGCGAATACGCCGGCGGTGAGCACGCCGGCGATTTCGGCGCCGCGGTGCTGGCCGTGCTGCGTCGCCTCGAGGGCCATTTCACCCTGGTATTCGCCCACGCCGACCAGCCGGGCACCATCGTTGCCGCCCGGCGCAGTACCCCGCTGGTGCTCGGCGTCGGCGACGGTGAGATGTTCGTCGGCTCCGACGTCGCCGCGTTCATCGAGCACACCCGCGACGCCGTCGAGCTGGGCCAGAACCAGGCCGTGGTGGTGACCGCCGACGGGTACCGGATCAGCGACTTCGACGGCAACATCGCCGTGCCGGGACGTGACTACCGAACCTTCCACATCGACTGGGACACCTCGGCCGCCGAGAAGGGCGGCTACGAGTACTTCATGCTCAAGGAGATCGCCGAGCAGCCCGCCGCGGTGTCGGACACCCTGCTCGGGCACTTCGCCGACAACCGCATCGTGCTCGACGAGCAGCGCCTGTCGGATCAGGAGCTGCGCGAGATCGACAAGGTCTTCGTGGTGGCCTGCGGCACCGCGTATCACTCCGGACTGCTGGCCAAGTATGCGATCGAGCATTGGACCCGGCTGCCGGTCGAGGTCGAGCTGGCCAGCGAATTCCGTTACCGCGACCCGGTTCTGGACAGTCACACGCTGGTCGTGGCGATCTCGCAGTCCGGCGAGACCGCCGACACGCTGGAGGCGGTGCGCCACGCCAAGGAGCAGAAGGCCAAGGTGCTCGCCGTCTGCAACACCAACGGCAGTCAGATTCCGCGCGAGTGCGACGCGGTGCTCTACACCCGCGCCGGCCCGGAGGTCGGTGTCGCCTCGACCAAGACGTTCCTGGCCCAGATTGCCGCCAACTACCTGGTCGGACTGGCGCTGGCGCAGGCCCGGGGCACCAAATACCCCGACGAGGTGGCCCGCGAATACCACGATCTGGAAGCCATGCCGGATCTGATCGCCCGGGTCATCGCCGCCGCCGATTCGGTGTCGGAGTTGGCGCAGCGCTTCGCCGGGTCGCAGACCGTGCTGTTCCTCGGACGCCACGTCGGCTACCCGGTGGCGCTGGAGGGGGCGCTCAAGCTCAAAGAGTTGGCCTACATGCACGCCGAGGGCTTCGCCGCCGGTGAACTCAAGCACGGACCGATCGCACTGATCGAGGACGATCTGCCGGTGATCGTGGTGATGCCTTCGCCGAAGAACGCCGCAATGCTGCACGCGAAGCTGTTGAGCAACATCCGCGAGATCCAGGCCCGCGGGGCGGTGACCATCGTCATCGCCGAGGAGGGCGACGACACTGTGCGCCCCTACGCCGACCATCTGATCGAAATCCCGGCGGTGTCAACGCTGTTCCAGCCGCTGCTGTCGACCATCCCGCTGCAGTTCTTCGCCGCCGGGGTGGCCCAGGCCCGCGGGTACGACGTCGACAAGCCGCGCAATCTCGCGAAATCGGTCACCGTCGAGTAGTGGCGAGCAAGGTCGGACAGTTCGTCACTGGCCGGCGCGAGCACTACCTGCGTGCCTACCGCGCCGGCATGGCCGAGCTGCCGACCGTTGACGCCGAAGCCGACGTCTCGACCTCCTTCGGTCGGGTGCGCACCTATCAGTTTGGTGCACACCATGATTCGACACCGGTGGTGCTGCTGCCCGGGCGTAACGCGGCCACGCCGATGTGGCGGGCCAACCTCGCCGGCTTGACTGCGCGACGTCGGGTGTACAGCGTGGACCTCCTCGGAGAGGCGGGCCTGAGCGTGCAGACGCGCCCGATCACCGGCGCCCAGGATCAGGCGCAGTGGCTCGCCGACACCCTCGGCGGACTCGAGCTCGACCGCGCACACCTGATGGGTGTGTCCATCGGCGGATGGGCCGCGGCCAATTTCGCGGCCCGGTTCGGGGACCGGGTCGCCTCGCTGGTGCTGCTCGAGCCGGTGAACACCTTCGGGCCGATCCCGTTGCGCACACTGGCGCTGTCGGCGGTGCTGGTGCTGCCCGGCGTGCCCCAACCGATCCGACGGTGGTTCCTGAGCTGGCTGTCCGGCGGCGCCGATCTCGAGCAGGCGGCACCCGAGGCCCGGTTGATCGACGCCGCGATGACCGACTTCACCCTGCGACTACCGCCCCCGACGAGAATCACCAACGACCAACTGCGCGCGTTGTCGATGCCGGTGCTGGCTTTTCTCGGTGGCCGCAGCGTCATGCTGGACGCCGAGCGCGCGGCACGGTGTGCTCAGGAACTACTGCCACACAGCGAAATTCACATCTACCCCGAGGCTTCTCACGCGATCAACGGCGAGTGCGCTGCCGAGATCGAGCGCCGGGCGGTGGCCTTCTGGGATGCTTGGGCGCCCTGAGCGATCAAGCCAGGCGTTCGCCGGTGGAGACGCTGAAGCGATGCACCGCATCGGGTGTGGCGGCCAGTCGCACGGCGGTGCCGACGGGGATCGACGACAGTGCCACGACACCGACAACGCTGGTGAGGCGGCGCTCGCCGGCCCGCACGGTGACGATCGCACGGGGGCCGAGGAGTTCGACGAGTTCGACGGTGGCTGATCCGCCGGGATCAGCCGTCAGCTCCAGGTCGTCGGGGCGGATGCCGACGGTGACCGCAGCCGCGTCCGGACCACCGATGGCGATCCGCAGGTCCGACCCGGTACGCAGTTCGCCGGCGGTCACGACGCCGTCGACCAGGTTCATCTTCGGGCTCCCGACGAACGTCGCGACGAATGTGTCTGCAGGACTGCGGTAGACCTGCTCGGGCGGGCCGGCCTGTGCGATGGCGCCGTCGCGCATCACCACGATGCGGTCCGACAGCGTCATCGCTTCCTCCTGATCGTGGGTGACATACAGCGAGGTGATGCCGAGGCGGCGCTGCAACCGCAGCAGTTCGGTGCGCGTCTCCACCCGCAATTTGGCATCGAGGTTGCTCAGCGGCTCGTCGAACAGGAACACTGCGGGCTCCCGGATGATGGCCCGCCCGATCGCCACACGCTGCTGCTGCCCGCCGGACAGATCCTTGGGTTTGCGCGCAAGCAGGTGACCCAGCCCCAGTGATTCGGCGATGTCGTCGGCCCGGCTCAAGGCTTGTGCGCGGGGAATGCGTTTGGCGCGCAACGGGAACGCGATGTTCTCTCGCACCGTCAGGTGCGGGTAGAGCGCGTAGTTCTGGAAGACCATCGCGATGTCACGCTCTTTGGGCTCCAGCCGGGTGACGTCGCGTCCGCCGATGCTGATGGTTCCGGAGGTGACCGCCTCCAGGCCGGCCAGCATCCGCAGCGATGTCGTCTTGCCGCATCCGGAGGGGCCCACGAGCACCGTGATGCTGCCGTCGTCGAGGTCCAGGTTAAGTCCCGACACCACCGTCGCGGTGCCGTAGGACTTGGTGACCTGGGAGAAGCTCACTGCTGCCATGGGTGCAAAGACCTCGTTCGTCTCTCTAGTACTTGACCGCGCCACCGCTGATGCCCTGCACCAGACGTCGTTGGATGAAGAAGCTGGCCACCACCACCGGGATGATGGCGATCATGATCGCCGCGCTCATCGCACCGATCTGCACGCCCCGGAACGTGTTGAAGTTCGAGATCGCCACCGGCAGGATGGCAGCGTTGCCGGGGGCCAGGATCAGTCCGTAGAACATGTCGTTCCACGACAGCGTGAACCCGAAGATCCCCGCAGCACCGATACCCGGGTACACCTGCGGCAACACCACCAGCCGAAACGCCTGCCAGCGGGTGAACCCGTCGACGCGGGCCTGCTCCTCCAACGATGACGGGACCGCTTCGAAGAAGCCGATCAGAAACCAGGTCACCAGGGGCAGAACGAAACTCAGGTGGGCGAAGATCACCGGGGCCAGCGTGTCGGTCATCCGCAGGGCCTGTGCCATCGTCAGGAACGGGAAGACCATCACCGCGGGCGGCACGACCTGTGCGGCCAACATGCCGAAGCGGGTCAGTGAACCCCCGGCGCGGAACTTGGCAATGACGTAGGCGCCCATGCTGCCCACCACCAGGCTCACGGTGACCGTGGTGAGCCCGACGACCAGGCTGCGCCCGGCCGCGGCCAGGATCCCCGACTCCAGCACCGACTGCCAGTTCTGCATCGTCGGGCGGAAGACGAACAGGAACGGCTCGGACATCTGCGCTGGGGTCTTGAGGCTCGCCAGCGCCACCCACACGATCGGGAACAGCACGAACAGGAATGTGGCGGTCAGGACAGCGATCCGGAGGATCTCCAGCCGGCGGGGGCGGGTCATCGGGCCCTGCTTCTTTCCATCGTGCGGAATGCCACCACGATCAGCGCGAGCACCAGCACGAGCACGATGAACGCCATCGCACTGGCCCCGGCGAGCCGGAAGAATTGGATGCCCTCCAGATACATGAAGTACTGCAGGGTTTCGGTTTCGGTGCCGGGTCCACCGCGGGTGGTGGCGTAGACGTACTCGAACACCCGTAGCGCGTCGAGCCCGCGCAGCAGCACGGCCACCGTCAGCACCGGCGCCAGCATCGGGATCAGCACCCGGCGCAGCAGATAGAGCGGACCCGCGCCGTCCACCCGGGCCGCCTCCAGGGGTTGCTTGGGCATCGACTCCAGGCCGGCCAGGATGAGCAGCACCATGAACGGCGTCCACTGCCAGACGTCGATGAATGCCAGGGTGAGAAGCGCACGGCCGGAACCGAAGAAGTCGTAGTCGGTGCCGATGGCGTGCAGCAATGCCGGCACCGCGCCGATCTGGTCGTTGAGCAGGAACCGGAAGATCAACCCGACCGCGATGGGGGTGATGAACATCGGAGCCAGCACGATCGCGCGGGCCAGGTCCTTGGCCCAGCGCTGCTGATACAACGCCAGCGCGATCGCGAAACCCAGCACCAGTTCCAGGCTGACCGCGACCAGCACGTAGGTTGCGGTGGTGCCGAACGCATCCCAGAACGCGGCATTGGTCAGTGCGTCGGCGAAGTTGGCGGCACCGACGAAATCAGGCGTGCCGCGATCGGTGAGCCGGTAGTCGGTGACCGACAGGTACAGCGCGTAGCAGAGCGGGAATCCGACGGCCACCCCGAACAGAGTCAGCAGCGGCACCAGCATGCCGTAGGTGAATCTCATCGCGGTTCCGCTACCGGCGCGGCCGCCGGATTCCCCTGGCTCACTGCTGGATCCGCTCCGCTGCGGCCTGGGCGTCGCGCAAGGCGTCGGCGACGCTCTTGTTGCCGGCCACCGCCTCGTTGAGTTCGGTGCCCACGGCCTGGATCATCTCCTCACCGCCGGTGCCCTGGGTGAGCGGGGCCGCGTCGGCCAGGATCTCACCGACCGTTTGGTAGTACTGCTCGCCGTATCCGTCGGCCAGCACCGTGGCGTCGGTCAGCGAACCCTGCCGGATGACCGCGCCGCCCTGGGCGACGCGTTGGGCGTCGACGTCGGGGGAGGTCACCCAGGACACGAATGCCCATGCCGCGTCCGGGGCTGCCGAGTTCGCCGGGATGGCCCAGCTCCACGAGCCCAGCGCGGACTTGCCGCCTGGGATCGGGGCCAGCGCGAACTGTCCGGCCCGCTCGCCGGAGGCGCCCGCCGGGTCGTTGAGTGCGGGCAGGTTCCAGTTGTAGCCGACCATGCTCGCGGCCTGACCGCTCGACACCGACCGGAATGCCTCGTCGAAAGCCCAGTTCAGGCTGTTGGGCGGGGCTGCGGTGCGGTAGGTCTCGATGTAGGCATCCAGCGCGCGGGCGGCCTGCTCGGTGTCCAGTGTGGGTTTGCCGTCAGCGTCATAGATCGACCCGCCCGCGGCGAACAGCCAGTTGGCCCACTCCTCGAAGACCTTGTAACCCCGCTGTGGCTGCATCGCGATCCCTGCGCGGCCATCGGTGTTGAGCCGCTGAGATGTGGCGACCAGCGCGTCGAGGTCGGCGGGTACCTGCTGGCCGGCCTCGGCCAGGTCGCCTGTGTTGTAGATGTAGCCCAGCGCGTAGTTGTAGAACGGTACGCCGTAGGTGGTGCCGTCGACGTCGGTGATGTCGGTCAGCGACGGGAAGAAGTCATCGGGACGGTAGTCCGGGGTTGATTCGATGCGTGCGTCCAGCGGCTCCAGGAACCCGGCGGTGGCGAAGTCGTCCATCCACGGGTTGTCCACCACGATCAGGTCGTAGGCGGGTTGGGCCGATTGGAACGACGACACCAGCCGGTCGCGCATCTGGTCGAACGTCATGGTCTCGATGTTGATCGCGATGTCGGGGTACTTCTCGTTGAACCTACCGACCAGACCTTCGACGATGTCGGTGTCGGGCACGTTCTCCATCAGGACCCGGACGGTGGCCGAGGTGTCGGTGGGGATCTCGCCGAGGCCGGAGGACTCCTGCTGCTCGGAGCCGCCGCTGCCGGCGCACCCGGCGATACTGAGGCAGGCGGCCAGCGTCAACGCCGCCCAGGCCATCGGCCGTTTCGCGGGCCGACGGCCAAACATCGGAATTTTCATGGTTTCTCACTTCCATCTCTCGGTGGTTGGATCGAGCCCGGCACGGCTCAGTCCATGTACGCACCGCCGTTGACCGACAGTGCCTCCCCGGTGATGAACCGGGCATCTTCGGATGCCAGGAACGCCACCGCGCGTGCCACGTCGTCGGGGGTCTGCAACCGCCCGAGTGGGGTGGCATCGATCCACTCTTGCCGGACCTCTTCCGGAGTCGAACCGGAAAGTGTTGCTTCCCAGGTCAACTCACGGGACTGCATCGGGGTTGCGACGAAGCCGGGGCACACACAGTTGACGGTGATGTCGTGCTGCGCCAATTCGAAGGCCATGGCCTGGGTCAATCCGAGCACTCCGAACTTGGAGGCCACATAGTCGGCCAGAAACGGTACCCGGCCCTGCTTGGCCGCCATCGATGCGGTGTTGATGATGGTGGCGCGGCGCCGGGTGCGGATCATCGCGCGCGCGGCGGCCTGTCCGCAGAAGAACACCGCCTTGAGGTTGATGTCCAGCGATCGGTCGAACTGGTCGGCGGTGACCTCGACGAAGCGTTGCATCGCCGAGATCCCGGCGTTGTTGATCCACGCGTCCAGACCCAGCCGGTCGGCCACGTCGTCGGCCAGTGCCGCGGCTGCGTCGCTGTCGGTGACGTCGAAACGCAGATGCTCGTGGCCGCGTCGGGCGCCGCCG from Mycobacterium sp. SMC-4 includes:
- a CDS encoding carbohydrate ABC transporter permease, which encodes MRFTYGMLVPLLTLFGVAVGFPLCYALYLSVTDYRLTDRGTPDFVGAANFADALTNAAFWDAFGTTATYVLVAVSLELVLGFAIALALYQQRWAKDLARAIVLAPMFITPIAVGLIFRFLLNDQIGAVPALLHAIGTDYDFFGSGRALLTLAFIDVWQWTPFMVLLILAGLESMPKQPLEAARVDGAGPLYLLRRVLIPMLAPVLTVAVLLRGLDALRVFEYVYATTRGGPGTETETLQYFMYLEGIQFFRLAGASAMAFIVLVLVLALIVVAFRTMERSRAR
- the glmS gene encoding glutamine--fructose-6-phosphate transaminase (isomerizing) — its product is MCGIVGYVGHRGACDIVVNALRRMEYRGYDSAGVALLDGHGGLTVRRRAGRLANLEEAIAEAGAGSLTGSAGLGHTRWATHGRPTDRNAHPHRDVDGKVAVVHNGIIENFAALRAELETAGVEFASDTDTEVAVHLVAREYAGGEHAGDFGAAVLAVLRRLEGHFTLVFAHADQPGTIVAARRSTPLVLGVGDGEMFVGSDVAAFIEHTRDAVELGQNQAVVVTADGYRISDFDGNIAVPGRDYRTFHIDWDTSAAEKGGYEYFMLKEIAEQPAAVSDTLLGHFADNRIVLDEQRLSDQELREIDKVFVVACGTAYHSGLLAKYAIEHWTRLPVEVELASEFRYRDPVLDSHTLVVAISQSGETADTLEAVRHAKEQKAKVLAVCNTNGSQIPRECDAVLYTRAGPEVGVASTKTFLAQIAANYLVGLALAQARGTKYPDEVAREYHDLEAMPDLIARVIAAADSVSELAQRFAGSQTVLFLGRHVGYPVALEGALKLKELAYMHAEGFAAGELKHGPIALIEDDLPVIVVMPSPKNAAMLHAKLLSNIREIQARGAVTIVIAEEGDDTVRPYADHLIEIPAVSTLFQPLLSTIPLQFFAAGVAQARGYDVDKPRNLAKSVTVE
- a CDS encoding ABC transporter substrate-binding protein → MKIPMFGRRPAKRPMAWAALTLAACLSIAGCAGSGGSEQQESSGLGEIPTDTSATVRVLMENVPDTDIVEGLVGRFNEKYPDIAINIETMTFDQMRDRLVSSFQSAQPAYDLIVVDNPWMDDFATAGFLEPLDARIESTPDYRPDDFFPSLTDITDVDGTTYGVPFYNYALGYIYNTGDLAEAGQQVPADLDALVATSQRLNTDGRAGIAMQPQRGYKVFEEWANWLFAAGGSIYDADGKPTLDTEQAARALDAYIETYRTAAPPNSLNWAFDEAFRSVSSGQAASMVGYNWNLPALNDPAGASGERAGQFALAPIPGGKSALGSWSWAIPANSAAPDAAWAFVSWVTSPDVDAQRVAQGGAVIRQGSLTDATVLADGYGEQYYQTVGEILADAAPLTQGTGGEEMIQAVGTELNEAVAGNKSVADALRDAQAAAERIQQ
- a CDS encoding carbohydrate ABC transporter permease, with protein sequence MTRPRRLEILRIAVLTATFLFVLFPIVWVALASLKTPAQMSEPFLFVFRPTMQNWQSVLESGILAAAGRSLVVGLTTVTVSLVVGSMGAYVIAKFRAGGSLTRFGMLAAQVVPPAVMVFPFLTMAQALRMTDTLAPVIFAHLSFVLPLVTWFLIGFFEAVPSSLEEQARVDGFTRWQAFRLVVLPQVYPGIGAAGIFGFTLSWNDMFYGLILAPGNAAILPVAISNFNTFRGVQIGAMSAAIMIAIIPVVVASFFIQRRLVQGISGGAVKY
- a CDS encoding alpha/beta fold hydrolase, which gives rise to MASKVGQFVTGRREHYLRAYRAGMAELPTVDAEADVSTSFGRVRTYQFGAHHDSTPVVLLPGRNAATPMWRANLAGLTARRRVYSVDLLGEAGLSVQTRPITGAQDQAQWLADTLGGLELDRAHLMGVSIGGWAAANFAARFGDRVASLVLLEPVNTFGPIPLRTLALSAVLVLPGVPQPIRRWFLSWLSGGADLEQAAPEARLIDAAMTDFTLRLPPPTRITNDQLRALSMPVLAFLGGRSVMLDAERAARCAQELLPHSEIHIYPEASHAINGECAAEIERRAVAFWDAWAP
- a CDS encoding dienelactone hydrolase family protein; amino-acid sequence: MARLKKLYSALTRRGPHRVLRGDLAFAGVPGVVYTPAEGKNLPGVAFAHDWVTSADRYHDTLDHLASWGIVAAAPNTETGLAPSVLNLAYDLGTVLDVITGVRLGTGDISVHPGKLGVAGHGFGASAAVFAAAGMPDRIAAVFAAYPSVSSPAAVQPAASLTVPGVILADPGDPMSLRSNAVQLARVWKTATLRATRKLEAGGLVEGRRLATVVGLPGADKKTQRTVRALLSGYLRFMLAGDKTYRDFADADIDLPNTTALDPFSDDPVDLENKVVALLKP
- a CDS encoding SDR family NAD(P)-dependent oxidoreductase, giving the protein MTAAETTTEHPGTRTAVVTGAGSGIGRAIATTLAERGWRVVVTDIDAETAAETAAGLAGGARRGHEHLRFDVTDSDAAAALADDVADRLGLDAWINNAGISAMQRFVEVTADQFDRSLDINLKAVFFCGQAAARAMIRTRRRATIINTASMAAKQGRVPFLADYVASKFGVLGLTQAMAFELAQHDITVNCVCPGFVATPMQSRELTWEATLSGSTPEEVRQEWIDATPLGRLQTPDDVARAVAFLASEDARFITGEALSVNGGAYMD
- a CDS encoding ABC transporter ATP-binding protein, with translation MAAVSFSQVTKSYGTATVVSGLNLDLDDGSITVLVGPSGCGKTTSLRMLAGLEAVTSGTISIGGRDVTRLEPKERDIAMVFQNYALYPHLTVRENIAFPLRAKRIPRAQALSRADDIAESLGLGHLLARKPKDLSGGQQQRVAIGRAIIREPAVFLFDEPLSNLDAKLRVETRTELLRLQRRLGITSLYVTHDQEEAMTLSDRIVVMRDGAIAQAGPPEQVYRSPADTFVATFVGSPKMNLVDGVVTAGELRTGSDLRIAIGGPDAAAVTVGIRPDDLELTADPGGSATVELVELLGPRAIVTVRAGERRLTSVVGVVALSSIPVGTAVRLAATPDAVHRFSVSTGERLA
- a CDS encoding LLM class F420-dependent oxidoreductase encodes the protein MRTGIFLGYAGGFLEAVDEVVELEKVGVDLALVAEAYSYDAISQLGFLAARTSRIELGTGVVPIYTRTPALMAMTAAGLDYVCGGRFRLGLGTSGPQVIEGFHGVGFDAPLGRTREVVEICRQVWRRERLTYPGKYYQLPLPAERGTGLGKPLKLINHPVREQIPITIAALGPKNVELTAEIAQGWQPVFFYPEKAGEVWGDALRSGASRRDPALGPLDVMVSASLAIGDDVDDRLAWAKPQLALYIGGMGARGRNFYHSLATRYGFGEVADHIQDLYLAGKKAEAIDAVPDDLVRRVSLVGPASYVKERIAAFAEAGVTTLLVHPLSTERRETVEFVEQLHNLLP
- a CDS encoding TetR/AcrR family transcriptional regulator, giving the protein MVRTAAFATRRRTELFDALVELFLAEGFAHLTLDDIAARLRCSKSTLYTLAASKEQLVQAATVHFFRAAADEVEGRVAEVDGARDRITAYLTAVGAALDRASDQFMIDLDAFAPARQTYEHNTGIAARRVQELIAEGVAAGDFRDVHAAFAADLAATAMVRIQQRVVQQNTGLDDAAAYRELAAILTGGMQA